The following nucleotide sequence is from Pedobacter sp. PACM 27299.
CACAGGTGTTCCGGTAGCTGGGTCTCTGGTGGATAAAATGGCCTTATAGAATACCTGCTGGCCAGGTCTGTAAATACTTCTGTCTGTATAAATATGGAATTTTGCCTCTTCGTCATAAAAGTCTTCCAGGTCTTCATAATCCTCCTGATTGTAAATTCCTTTTGGCAATGGATCTGCATCAGCCGTAAAATGGTGAAGGAGGGTATCTCTGCCTAAAACTAATAAGATCTTATCGGCACTTTTTTTTCCACTGAATACAAATCCCTGCGCATCTGAAATGAAGTCTTGTTTGATGATCTGCTTCGGGATAGCTTTCTTGTTTTTCTCTTTCAGGTAATAGCTGCCGCTTGCCTTAACGCCTTTAATTGCTGCGCCGGTCTTTCGATTGAGCACCATAAAACGATCGCCGGTATTTACTGCGGCCAGACTGGAAACCTGGAAATTCAGGTCTCCTATAGTGGTTTTTGTCTGATTTTCCCTGATCTTTTCTACGGAAAATAAGATGGAATAGGATCCTGCCGGTAAAGCTTCCAGTTTTAAATAGGCACTATGTTTATCATAATCCTCTGGTAAAGCGGGGAGGCTAAAGCTCGAATCCAGGAAAGCCGGCTTTCGGAGCAGCACATTTAACCGATTTATTTTTTCAGTTGGCAGCTGTTCTTTGACGCCGACTTTTACGATCCTATAAAATAGTTTTTGTGCGTTTCTGTATTTTGCAGTAATTAGAATGGGTTCCTCAGGGATTTGTCTATCCTCAGTCTGAAACCTTAATTCCTGTGCATTGATCTTTCTCAGCATGGTTTCCAGACTATTCTTATAGCTGGGGAATTGATTTAAAAGGAGTTTATTTTGCTCGTAAAGATTGACGGCAAGCGCAAGCTGTCCTTTGTATTTATCTTCAAATTGAACGCCATATCTACTTCCATTTCTAAAATGTATCAAAAACAAATGATAGGTTGCTGCAGCATTTAACTTTTGATATTTAGCATTTAAACTCTCCTGAAGATATTTCTTCCAGGCTTTATCGACCATTTCATTCTCCTGATGCTGTGTATACATCAGGTATTTTAAAAGCAACTGAATATATTGTAATTGCTCCGGGTTAGGGATGTGCTGATCCATCCAGCTCAGGTAAGATTCTAATACTTTTGAACCGGATTTATCCATGGTATGGAGTACCATAATTTGACTTCCGAATTCGGCTGAGCTGGTCGTAATTAGGTCTTTAACCTGATCTGCTGTGAAAGGGAGTACGCTGTTCTTACCAAACTCGTAGGCAATTCTTTCGGAATGTGCAATGTCCGCCAAATCAGGTTTGAATAGCAGTTGATCTCCTGTAGAGGACAGCCAGTTGAGGTCTTCCGTAGTTTTCAGATGTGTTCTGCCTGATTTTAAAACTGCATTGAAATGAGATCTGATCAGGCTGTCTCTTTCCTGCTGAGTCAGTGTTCTGTAGTTATAGGGCTGGCTGACTGGCGGGAAGCGAGAAGTCTTGAACTTAAGGTTTTTAAATTGACTCAATTTTAAGCGTCTAACTTGTAAGATGTGCATTACATTTTTAAGGAGAGTAGAACTGCCGGGATTTGTTAAGAGGCTGTCGATGAATGCACTGTTTTTAAAATAAAGACTGTCTTCTGTTTTTAAGTCTTTAATGAGCATCTGATAGTAGGCATATCTTGCAAATGCAATGTCATTTCCATTTAACCTGGCCTCAGATTTTCCTTTAGTGACTTTTGCCAAGGTTTCCTGTAGGTTTTTGCTATTCTTGATGGAGTTTTCAATATCGGTCCAGTTGCTGCTGGGTAAAACTTGAGCTACGGTATTTGAGGCCGTTATTGTCAATACCAATAGTAAAGCTACTAGGGAAGAGAGGTAATTCATGGAATATAGTTGAGCGTAATAAACGTGTTGAATATAGGGATTTATTTTCCTTATATCAGGTTCATTCTTTCTGCAATTCTACAGGCTTCCAGAGAGTTGCTCACCCTTAGTTTTTCTAATATATTCTGACGGTGTCTATTGACCGTATTGATACTTATTGATAATAAATCCGCTATTTCTTTGCTCATTTTACCTTTGCGGATCAACATTAAGATCTCCCTTTCACGACTGGATAGGAGTTGACTGGCGGTCTGCTGATCAGGTTTTATACTGAGGCCGGTCGTAGAATTGAGAATTAGACTGTATGGGACTGATGCGGTAGATGGATCAGTAGAAAGATGATATAGGCAAAGCGCTAACCACAAGCTGCCATTTACCGCACTGGATACATAAAACATGCGGTGTTCCACAAATACATAGCTTCCATTTTTGCCCTGCATGCGGATTTTGCTTTTGACTTGATAGTCAGATCTTTCTTCAAGAGGGAGGTT
It contains:
- a CDS encoding response regulator transcription factor: MNIITTLNEKLLTQTFGAELDQPTRLSQYQFMALMYSRIENAIAVLSDMNANKSYIYKGKAAAALGLYENESSEEINSIWEEAIFNKIHPDDLFEKHLLELQFFNIIKNLPLEERSDYQVKSKIRMQGKNGSYVFVEHRMFYVSSAVNGSLWLALCLYHLSTDPSTASVPYSLILNSTTGLSIKPDQQTASQLLSSREREILMLIRKGKMSKEIADLLSISINTVNRHRQNILEKLRVSNSLEACRIAERMNLI